One region of Alosa sapidissima isolate fAloSap1 chromosome 1, fAloSap1.pri, whole genome shotgun sequence genomic DNA includes:
- the LOC121685299 gene encoding olfactory receptor 1F12 codes for MRSSNGSVQAGLTNSSTTLEQLKTLDTIKTYVFLGAFLVTGLLTCLILVTVFGTRALKQKSYYILLCQHCACVTGFNVVGVMLHGLRVRQVTVPRLVCWLIFDVQVALGRCLVITLTLMAINVSLSVCCPLHYRELRRRGCCAMLMAWIVALLNPVLFTILACVQSPWENVVVPDTLCSTALDGFAARVSSLALLCLLSLLFIVSYVAICVEGCKAGHFSGSNKKAQRTICIHTLQLSLHILPAFIIIARVPLDLTGSIVNFLMLLVAQSISPFVYGLRCYDIWSRLPMFLPQFLLPLWNWCDWSMSKTLAAPASCL; via the exons ATGCGAAGTTCAAATGGCAGCGTTCAAGCAG GCCTAACAAACAGCTCAACAACTCTGGAACAACTGAAGACACTCGACACAATAAAGACCTATGTGTTCTTAGGAGCCTTCCTGGTCACTGGATTACTCACTTGTTTAATTCTGGTGACTGTGTTTGGCACCAGAGCTCTCAAGCAGAAGAGTTACTACATCcttttgtgtcagcactgtgcCTGTGTGACAGGCTTTAATGTGGTGGGGGTAATGTTGCACGGCCTCCGGGTACGCCAAGTTACAGTCCCTCGCCTTGTGTGCTGGCTGATCTTCGATGTGCAAGTGGCCCTCGGCCGCTGCCTTGTGATCACTCTCACCCTGATGGCCATCAATGTCTCCCTGTCCGTTTGCTGCCCGTTGCACTACCGAGAGCTCCGCCGTAGGGGCTGTTGCGCAATGCTGATGGCCTGGATCGTGGCACTCCTTAACCCAGTTCTGTTCACTATACTAGCCTGCGTTCAGTCTCCATGGGAAAATGTGGTGGTGCCCGACACACTCTGCTCCACCGCACTGGATGGCTTTGCAGCACGAGTGTCTAGCCTGGCGTTGCTGTgcctcctttctcttctcttcattgTAAGCTATGTGGCCATTTGTGTGGAGGGCTGCAAGGCAGGACACTTCTCAGGCTCCAACAAGAAGGCGCAACGCACCATCTGCATCCACACCTTACAGCTGAGTCTTCACATTCTCCCAGCGTTCATCATCATAGCACGGGTGCCGTTAGACCTTACTGGAAGCATAGTAAACTTTTTGATGTTGTTGGTGGCCCAGTCCATAAGTCCATTTGTGTATGGACTACGTTGCTATGACATTTGGTCTCGGTTGCCAATGTTCCTCCCTCAGTTTCTGCTGCCTCTGTGGAACTGGTGTGATTGGAGTATGTCCAAAACACTTGCAGCCCCCGCAAGCTGCCTATAA